In Neofelis nebulosa isolate mNeoNeb1 chromosome 7, mNeoNeb1.pri, whole genome shotgun sequence, the following proteins share a genomic window:
- the ZNF219 gene encoding zinc finger protein 219 isoform X1, with amino-acid sequence MEGSRPRAPGGHLAPSPPAFDGELDLQRYSNGPGVSAGSPGMGAVGWSESRAGERRFPCPVCGKRFRFNSILALHLRAHPGAQAFQCPHCGHRAAQRALLRSHLRTHQPERPRSPAARLLLELEERALLREARLGRARSSGGMQSTPATEGLARPQASSSSTFRCPFCKGKFRTAAERERHLHILHRPWKCGLCSFGSSQEEELLHHSLTAHGAPERPLAASSAAPQPQPPPQPEPRSVPESEPEPEREAAPAPAPAAPEDPPAPPEFRCQVCGQSFTQSWFLKGHMRKHKASFDHACPVCGRCFKEPWFLKNHMKVHASKLGPLRAPGPGSGAARAPQPPDLGLLAYEPLGPALLLAPAPTPAERREPPSLLGYLSLRAGEARPNGEGAEPGAGRSFGGFRPLPSTLPARARRHRAEEPEEEEEVVEAEEETWARSRALGPLASLHPRPGEGPGHSAPAAGTQARSTATQEENGLLVGGSRPEGGRGATGKDCPFCGKSFRSAHHLKVHLRVHTGERPYKCPHCDYAGTQSGSLKYHLQRHHREQRSGAGPGPPPEPPPPSQRGSAQPSGAKTAPQPATWVEGAANPRPPSSAAPGSRRKPASPGRTLRNGRGGEAEPLDLSLRAGPGGEAGPGGALHRCLFCPFATGAPELMALHLQVHHSRRARGRRPPQADASPSYTPVQSGETPPSPPQEGEEGPGLSRSGEAGLGGQER; translated from the exons ATGGAG GGCTCACGTCCCCGTGCCCCGGGCGGCCACCTAGCGCCCTCGCCGCCAGCATTCGACGGCGAACTGGATCTGCAGCGCTACTCCAACGGGCCAGGCGTGAGCGCCGGGTCTCCAGGGATGGGAGCAGTGGGCTGGTCCGAGAGTCGCGCAGGCGAAAGGCGCTTCCCTTGCCCTGTATGCGGGAAGCGCTTCCGCTTCAACTCTATCCTGGCTTTGCACCTGCGGGCGCACCCGGGCGCCCAGGCCTTCCAGTGCCCGCACTGTGGCCACCGCGCAGCGCAGCGGGCCCTGCTGCGCTCGCACCTGCGCACGCACCAGCCCGAGCGCCCGCGTAGCCCGGCCGCACGCCTGTTGCTGGAGTTGGAGGAGCGCGCGCTACTGCGCGAGGCCCGGCTGGGGAGAGCCCGAAGTTCAGGGGGCATGCAGTCCACCCCTGCCACCGAAGGCCTGGCGCGGCCCCAGGCTTCTTCGTCGTCCACTTTCCGTTGCCCTTTCTGCAAAGGCAAGTTTCGCACCGCGGCGGAGCGCGAACGCCACCTGCACATCCTGCACAGGCCCTGGAAGTGCGGCCTGTGCAGTTTTGGCTCCAGCCAGGAGGAGGAGCTGCTGCATCACAGCCTGACGGCCCACGGAGCTCCTGAGCGCCCCCTGGCGGCCTCCTCGGCTGcgccccagcctcagcctccaCCCCAACCTGAACCCAGATCGGTCCCAGAGTCTGAGCCGGAGCCCGAACGTGAGGCAGCTCCCGCCCCCGCTCCTGCTGCTCCCGAGGACCCCCCAGCACCCCCGGAGTTCCGCTGTCAAGTGTGTGGCCAGAGCTTTACGCAGTCCTGGTTTCTCAAGGGCCACATGCGCAAGCACAAGGCCTCCTTCGATCACGCGTGTCCCGTGTGTGGCCGCTGcttcaaggagccctggttccttaaGAACCACATGAAGGTGCACGCCAGCAAGCTGGGCCCGTTGCGTGCCCCGGGTCCTGGTTCCGGGGCGGCCCGGGCCCCTCAGCCTCCTGACCTGGGCCTGCTGGCCTATGAGCCACTGGGCCCCGCGCTCCTCTTGGCCCCAGCACCCACTCCGGCAGAGCGCCGTGAGCCTCCGAGTCTCCTGGGCTATCTGAGCCTTCGAGCTGGCGAGGCCCGGCCCAATGGTGAGGGCGCTGAGCCTGGGGCTGGCCGCAGCTTCGGAGGCTTCCGCCCACTGCCCTCCACTCTCCCGGCCCGGGCTCGCCGGCATCGCGCCGAGgagccagaggaggaagaggaggtggtGGAGGCGGAGGAGGAGACCTGGGCCCGGAGCAGGGCGTTGGGCCCTCTGGCTTCACTGCATCCCCGCCCAGGCGAGGGGCCAGGGCACTCTGCGCCTGCCGCGGGGACCCAAGCAAGGTCCACCGCCACGCAGG AAGAGAATGGGCTGTTAGTTGGAGGGTCCCGGCCTGAAGGGGGCCGGGGAGCCACAGGAAAGGATTGCCCCTTCTGTGGAAAATCTTTCCGCTCAGCGCATCACCTTAAAGTGCACCTGCGAGTGCACACAG GCGAGCGCCCCTACAAGTGTCCGCACTGCGACTACGCGGGCACCCAATCCGGCTCGCTCAAGTATCACCTGCAGCGCCACCACCGAGAGCAGAGAAGCGGAGCAGGCCCCGGACCGCCCCCGGAGCCACCGCCCCCTTCCCAGCGGGGTTCCGCACAGCCGTCGGGAGCCAAGACGGCTCCGCAGCCTGCGACCTGGGTGGAGGGCGCGGCGAACCCCCGGCCCCCTTCGAGCGCTGCGCCGGGGTCCCGTCGGAAGCCTGCCAGCCCCGGGAGGACCCTGCGCAACGGGCGAGGCGGTGAGGCCGAACCCCTGGACCTGTCCCTGCGGGCGGGGCCAGGAGGCGAGGCTGGGCCGGGGGGTGCCCTCCACCGATGCCTCTTCTGCCCCTTCGCCACTGGAGCGCCTGAGCTCATGGCCTTGCACCTGCAAGTGCACCACAGCCGCAGGGCTCGGGGCCGCAGGCCGCCCCAGGCCGATGCGTCCCCGTCCTACACCCCTGTACAGTCGGGAGAGACCCCTCCCAGTCCTCcgcaggaaggggaggagggcccCGGGCTGTCGAGATCAGgagaggcggggctggggggaCAGGAACGGTAG
- the ZNF219 gene encoding zinc finger protein 219 isoform X2 yields MEGSRPRAPGGHLAPSPPAFDGELDLQRYSNGPGVSAGSPGMGAVGWSESRAGERRFPCPVCGKRFRFNSILALHLRAHPGAQAFQCPHCGHRAAQRALLRSHLRTHQPERPRSPAARLLLELEERALLREARLGRARSSGGMQSTPATEGLARPQASSSSTFRCPFCKGKFRTAAERERHLHILHRPWKCGLCSFGSSQEEELLHHSLTAHGAPERPLAASSAAPQPQPPPQPEPRSVPESEPEPEREAAPAPAPAAPEDPPAPPEFRCQVCGQSFTQSWFLKGHMRKHKASFDHACPVCGRCFKEPWFLKNHMKVHASKLGPLRAPGPGSGAARAPQPPDLGLLAYEPLGPALLLAPAPTPAERREPPSLLGYLSLRAGEARPNGEGAEPGAGRSFGGFRPLPSTLPARARRHRAEEPEEEEEVVEAEEETWARSRALGPLASLHPRPGEGPGHSAPAAGTQARSTATQGERPYKCPHCDYAGTQSGSLKYHLQRHHREQRSGAGPGPPPEPPPPSQRGSAQPSGAKTAPQPATWVEGAANPRPPSSAAPGSRRKPASPGRTLRNGRGGEAEPLDLSLRAGPGGEAGPGGALHRCLFCPFATGAPELMALHLQVHHSRRARGRRPPQADASPSYTPVQSGETPPSPPQEGEEGPGLSRSGEAGLGGQER; encoded by the exons ATGGAG GGCTCACGTCCCCGTGCCCCGGGCGGCCACCTAGCGCCCTCGCCGCCAGCATTCGACGGCGAACTGGATCTGCAGCGCTACTCCAACGGGCCAGGCGTGAGCGCCGGGTCTCCAGGGATGGGAGCAGTGGGCTGGTCCGAGAGTCGCGCAGGCGAAAGGCGCTTCCCTTGCCCTGTATGCGGGAAGCGCTTCCGCTTCAACTCTATCCTGGCTTTGCACCTGCGGGCGCACCCGGGCGCCCAGGCCTTCCAGTGCCCGCACTGTGGCCACCGCGCAGCGCAGCGGGCCCTGCTGCGCTCGCACCTGCGCACGCACCAGCCCGAGCGCCCGCGTAGCCCGGCCGCACGCCTGTTGCTGGAGTTGGAGGAGCGCGCGCTACTGCGCGAGGCCCGGCTGGGGAGAGCCCGAAGTTCAGGGGGCATGCAGTCCACCCCTGCCACCGAAGGCCTGGCGCGGCCCCAGGCTTCTTCGTCGTCCACTTTCCGTTGCCCTTTCTGCAAAGGCAAGTTTCGCACCGCGGCGGAGCGCGAACGCCACCTGCACATCCTGCACAGGCCCTGGAAGTGCGGCCTGTGCAGTTTTGGCTCCAGCCAGGAGGAGGAGCTGCTGCATCACAGCCTGACGGCCCACGGAGCTCCTGAGCGCCCCCTGGCGGCCTCCTCGGCTGcgccccagcctcagcctccaCCCCAACCTGAACCCAGATCGGTCCCAGAGTCTGAGCCGGAGCCCGAACGTGAGGCAGCTCCCGCCCCCGCTCCTGCTGCTCCCGAGGACCCCCCAGCACCCCCGGAGTTCCGCTGTCAAGTGTGTGGCCAGAGCTTTACGCAGTCCTGGTTTCTCAAGGGCCACATGCGCAAGCACAAGGCCTCCTTCGATCACGCGTGTCCCGTGTGTGGCCGCTGcttcaaggagccctggttccttaaGAACCACATGAAGGTGCACGCCAGCAAGCTGGGCCCGTTGCGTGCCCCGGGTCCTGGTTCCGGGGCGGCCCGGGCCCCTCAGCCTCCTGACCTGGGCCTGCTGGCCTATGAGCCACTGGGCCCCGCGCTCCTCTTGGCCCCAGCACCCACTCCGGCAGAGCGCCGTGAGCCTCCGAGTCTCCTGGGCTATCTGAGCCTTCGAGCTGGCGAGGCCCGGCCCAATGGTGAGGGCGCTGAGCCTGGGGCTGGCCGCAGCTTCGGAGGCTTCCGCCCACTGCCCTCCACTCTCCCGGCCCGGGCTCGCCGGCATCGCGCCGAGgagccagaggaggaagaggaggtggtGGAGGCGGAGGAGGAGACCTGGGCCCGGAGCAGGGCGTTGGGCCCTCTGGCTTCACTGCATCCCCGCCCAGGCGAGGGGCCAGGGCACTCTGCGCCTGCCGCGGGGACCCAAGCAAGGTCCACCGCCACGCAGG GCGAGCGCCCCTACAAGTGTCCGCACTGCGACTACGCGGGCACCCAATCCGGCTCGCTCAAGTATCACCTGCAGCGCCACCACCGAGAGCAGAGAAGCGGAGCAGGCCCCGGACCGCCCCCGGAGCCACCGCCCCCTTCCCAGCGGGGTTCCGCACAGCCGTCGGGAGCCAAGACGGCTCCGCAGCCTGCGACCTGGGTGGAGGGCGCGGCGAACCCCCGGCCCCCTTCGAGCGCTGCGCCGGGGTCCCGTCGGAAGCCTGCCAGCCCCGGGAGGACCCTGCGCAACGGGCGAGGCGGTGAGGCCGAACCCCTGGACCTGTCCCTGCGGGCGGGGCCAGGAGGCGAGGCTGGGCCGGGGGGTGCCCTCCACCGATGCCTCTTCTGCCCCTTCGCCACTGGAGCGCCTGAGCTCATGGCCTTGCACCTGCAAGTGCACCACAGCCGCAGGGCTCGGGGCCGCAGGCCGCCCCAGGCCGATGCGTCCCCGTCCTACACCCCTGTACAGTCGGGAGAGACCCCTCCCAGTCCTCcgcaggaaggggaggagggcccCGGGCTGTCGAGATCAGgagaggcggggctggggggaCAGGAACGGTAG
- the TMEM253 gene encoding transmembrane protein 253 isoform X3 — MEERPAQREQERPSVRLEKLQHWARHRQSGHLLVLAVSQLWLAVAVMPFAVSVACLNSACHMATALPLVPGALGLLTGMVTLELRRSPRLWKLAGLLVVELSAETFTLGGVLLSAHSLFLLSQRKPGCCRTQSLHYQELQEGLSELEEVADLENGPTVASTANGTNE; from the exons ATGGAGGAAAGACCTGCTCAGCGGGAACAGGAGAGACCCAGTGTTCGTCTGGAAAAGCTACAGCACTGGGCAAGGCACAGGCAGAGTGGGCACCTCTTGGTGCTGGCG GTGAGCCAGCTATGGCTGGCTGTGGCTGTGATGCCCTTTGCTGTCTCTGTTGCCTGCCTGAATTCTGCTTGTCACATGGCCACGGCGCTGCCACTTGTGCCTGGAGCTTTG GGTCTCCTCACTGGGATGGTTACCCTTGAGCTGCGCAGATCACCCCGCCTCTGGAAg CTGGCTGGCTTGCTGGTGGTGGAGCTCAGCGCTGAGACCTTCACCTTAGGGGGAGTGCTCCTCTCAGCACACTCTCTATTCCTGCTGAGCCAGAGGAAGCCAGGATGCTGCCGGACCCAGAGTCTGCACTACCAGGAGCTGCAGGAG GGTCTCTCTGAGTTGGAGGAAGTTGCTGATTTGGAGAATGGCCCCACGGTGGCTAGCACAGCAAATGGAACAAATGAGTGA
- the TMEM253 gene encoding transmembrane protein 253 isoform X1 yields MEERPAQREQERPSVRLEKLQHWARHRQSGHLLVLAVSQLWLAVAVMPFAVSVACLNSACHMATALPLVPGALGLLTGMVTLELRRSPRLWKVQAMMILNIFNLILGFIVVVVEVMKTALGPAPTAPSQLAGLLVVELSAETFTLGGVLLSAHSLFLLSQRKPGCCRTQSLHYQELQEGLSELEEVADLENGPTVASTANGTNE; encoded by the exons ATGGAGGAAAGACCTGCTCAGCGGGAACAGGAGAGACCCAGTGTTCGTCTGGAAAAGCTACAGCACTGGGCAAGGCACAGGCAGAGTGGGCACCTCTTGGTGCTGGCG GTGAGCCAGCTATGGCTGGCTGTGGCTGTGATGCCCTTTGCTGTCTCTGTTGCCTGCCTGAATTCTGCTTGTCACATGGCCACGGCGCTGCCACTTGTGCCTGGAGCTTTG GGTCTCCTCACTGGGATGGTTACCCTTGAGCTGCGCAGATCACCCCGCCTCTGGAAg GTGCAGGCCATGATGATACTCAACATCTTCAATCTGATCTTGGGCTTCATCGTGGTGGTGGTCGAGGTGATGAAGACAGCCTTGGGGCCTGCCCCAACTGCCCCCTCCCAG CTGGCTGGCTTGCTGGTGGTGGAGCTCAGCGCTGAGACCTTCACCTTAGGGGGAGTGCTCCTCTCAGCACACTCTCTATTCCTGCTGAGCCAGAGGAAGCCAGGATGCTGCCGGACCCAGAGTCTGCACTACCAGGAGCTGCAGGAG GGTCTCTCTGAGTTGGAGGAAGTTGCTGATTTGGAGAATGGCCCCACGGTGGCTAGCACAGCAAATGGAACAAATGAGTGA
- the TMEM253 gene encoding transmembrane protein 253 isoform X2, with product MEERPAQREQERPSVRLEKLQHWARHRQSGHLLVLAVSQLWLAVAVMPFAVSVACLNSACHMATALPLVPGALGLLTGMVTLELRRSPRLWKAMMILNIFNLILGFIVVVVEVMKTALGPAPTAPSQLAGLLVVELSAETFTLGGVLLSAHSLFLLSQRKPGCCRTQSLHYQELQEGLSELEEVADLENGPTVASTANGTNE from the exons ATGGAGGAAAGACCTGCTCAGCGGGAACAGGAGAGACCCAGTGTTCGTCTGGAAAAGCTACAGCACTGGGCAAGGCACAGGCAGAGTGGGCACCTCTTGGTGCTGGCG GTGAGCCAGCTATGGCTGGCTGTGGCTGTGATGCCCTTTGCTGTCTCTGTTGCCTGCCTGAATTCTGCTTGTCACATGGCCACGGCGCTGCCACTTGTGCCTGGAGCTTTG GGTCTCCTCACTGGGATGGTTACCCTTGAGCTGCGCAGATCACCCCGCCTCTGGAAg GCCATGATGATACTCAACATCTTCAATCTGATCTTGGGCTTCATCGTGGTGGTGGTCGAGGTGATGAAGACAGCCTTGGGGCCTGCCCCAACTGCCCCCTCCCAG CTGGCTGGCTTGCTGGTGGTGGAGCTCAGCGCTGAGACCTTCACCTTAGGGGGAGTGCTCCTCTCAGCACACTCTCTATTCCTGCTGAGCCAGAGGAAGCCAGGATGCTGCCGGACCCAGAGTCTGCACTACCAGGAGCTGCAGGAG GGTCTCTCTGAGTTGGAGGAAGTTGCTGATTTGGAGAATGGCCCCACGGTGGCTAGCACAGCAAATGGAACAAATGAGTGA